From the Vibrio tubiashii ATCC 19109 genome, the window GGCATCGAATCTGGGATTAAGGTTCGAGAGTGGATCAAAGAGCGAGGGCTGTAAGATGAAGCAATGGTTTAATCTATGTGCGCTCTCTTCGGCTGCACTGTTAGCTGGGTGTGGTGGTGAACCACAGTATGTGGATTTTGGTACACCTAAAGTGAAAGTGTTGGCACTTTCCAACCAAGTTGTAAACGAAGACCGCCTCTATTTTCCTGCGGTAGCAAACGCAGCAGAACGCTCGCACTTAAGCTTCCGCGTGGCAGGGGAAATCAGCAAAATTTACGTTAAAGAAGGTGATCACCTTAAACAGGGTGACTTGATTGCAGAGTTAGACCCTACCGACTACAAACTTGAGGTTGATAATGCCACTGCGCGTTACAGCGTGGTAGATAGTCAGTACAAGCGCTCAAAGCCGCTTGTGGATAAAGGTTTGCTGGCTAAGTCTCAATTCGACGAGATAGCAGCGAACCGTCAGATTGCTTATGCAGAGCTTCAATTAGCCAAACTTCGTTTATCTTTTACTAAATTGAAAGCGCCTGTTGATGGGATTATCTCACGCGTTAACGTTGATCAGTTTGAGAACATTCAGGTCGGTCAACAAGTCGTCAATATCCACAGTGTCGAGAGCGTCGAGGTGTTGATACAACTTCCTGACCAACTCCATGCCAGCCAGCCGACTCAAGAGTCGTTAGAAAACATTGAAGCTGTTGTGCGAGTACCGAGTGGCAATGAATACAATGCGACTATCAAAGAGTTTACCACTGAGCCAGACCCGGCGACCGGTACATTTACCGTGACTTTAACACTACCTATGCCTGAAGAAGAGTACATTCTGGATGGTATGGCAGTAGAGGTAACGTCTAAGGGTAAAGATGTTGGTTTAGAGCTTAAAGGTGGGGTTCAAGTACCTATTGAAGCCAT encodes:
- a CDS encoding efflux RND transporter periplasmic adaptor subunit, with the protein product MKQWFNLCALSSAALLAGCGGEPQYVDFGTPKVKVLALSNQVVNEDRLYFPAVANAAERSHLSFRVAGEISKIYVKEGDHLKQGDLIAELDPTDYKLEVDNATARYSVVDSQYKRSKPLVDKGLLAKSQFDEIAANRQIAYAELQLAKLRLSFTKLKAPVDGIISRVNVDQFENIQVGQQVVNIHSVESVEVLIQLPDQLHASQPTQESLENIEAVVRVPSGNEYNATIKEFTTEPDPATGTFTVTLTLPMPEEEYILDGMAVEVTSKGKDVGLELKGGVQVPIEAIFNGDGDSLDRQSKYVWVLNPDNSVTKRKVVTGKASKDAIQILDGLTSEQSVVIAGVSRLREGMQVQVVKQEAGNE